Genomic DNA from Thiosocius teredinicola:
TCGACCGCGGCGTGGTATTCCAAAACTACTCCCTGCTGCCGTGGCTCAGCGCGCTGCATAACGTCACCTTCGCCGTGCGTTCGCGCTGGCCGGGCTGGAGCAAAGAACAGGTTCGCGAACACAGCTACAAGTACCTGGAGATGGTCGGCCTGGGCGGCGGTGCCGAACAGCGCAAACCGGCGCAGCTCTCCGGCGGTATGCGTCAGCGCGTATCCATCGCGCGCGCATTCGCCATTCAACCCAAGTTGCTGCTGCTCGACGAACCGTTCGGTGCCCTCGATGCGCTGACCCGCGGCACCATCCAGGACGAGTTGCTGAAGATCTGCGATGCAACGCATCAAACGGTATTCATGATCACCCACGATGTCGACGAGGCGATCCTTCTGGCCGACCGCATCCTGCTGATGACCAACGGCCCCTATGCGCGTGTCGCCGAGTCGGTGCTGGTCGATATCCCAAAGCCGCGCACGCGCGGTCAGATCATTCACGACCCGGCGTACTACCCCATCCGCAACCACCTGGTTGATTTCCTCGTGCGTCGCTCCGAGGAACTCGCCGGCGGACCGAGCGGTGACAACAACCCGGATGATGCCGCGAGCTACCCGCGCGAGGTCAACCCCGCCAAGTCATCCGGCGGCAACGAAGAAGCAATGACGTCAGCCAGCGCCGGCTGAGTGCGCAACCCGACAGTCGAGAGAAACGTTATGACAGCCTGTGCCCAAGAAACCAGTCAACTCAAACAAGCACCGCAAAGCAGCAGCACCGACAGTCGCGTGCCGGTCACCGTGCTGACCGGATTTCTGGGGTCGGGCAAGACGACGCTGCTCAACCGCATCCTGAC
This window encodes:
- a CDS encoding ABC transporter ATP-binding protein — translated: MKQNQFLQIENLARRFPSKEGELTVFENANFGIEKGEFVCIIGHSGCGKSTIMNVLAGLDAPTDGNVFMDGTEVSGPSLDRGVVFQNYSLLPWLSALHNVTFAVRSRWPGWSKEQVREHSYKYLEMVGLGGGAEQRKPAQLSGGMRQRVSIARAFAIQPKLLLLDEPFGALDALTRGTIQDELLKICDATHQTVFMITHDVDEAILLADRILLMTNGPYARVAESVLVDIPKPRTRGQIIHDPAYYPIRNHLVDFLVRRSEELAGGPSGDNNPDDAASYPREVNPAKSSGGNEEAMTSASAG